The DNA window TTACTGATGCTTCACTGTACTGTGTACTATTCTGGGTGAGTTGATATTGAGCTGTTTCTTGCCACTAGTTTGTGTGATGGGCACCAGGACTTCACATGGTTTCTCCTACTATTTTGTTCTAAGCGCATTGTTCGCAGCAGCCAGAGGACaacagcacatgtgtgtgtctgctgtgtgtgtgtgtgtgtgtgtgtgtgtgtgtgtgtgtgtgtgtgtgtgtgtgtgtggccagctaGTCAGGCAGGTGGGGTGCAGGTGGGCCATTAGGAAGACCGGACCCCGCAGACTAACCACCGAGATAAATGAGTCCCATCTGGCGTcctgcgcgcgtgtgtatgagtggacgagagtgagagacagagagagacagaagagagaagaagagagagagatagagacacagagaacaaaagacaaagagaaagagagagagagagagagggatacatgCGTTTCCATCTGTTTGAGCCCTTGGTCGTGGGTGTCAGTCACCTGCTGTGATTGATGTGCTCCACGCATCTGCACGGCCGTCTCCATTACGCATGCACATTTAGATGCGCACTTAGAGCGGAGCTCAGGAGGACCGAGCCCTGGCCTCATTTGGCCGGCCAATCAGCGGCATAACGCCACAGGAAACGCGGCATGCTGTTGGCCTGCAGGCCATCTGACCTGTCCATCGCTCGCCGTTCTGAGGCTATCTGTTATcgtccctccccccaccacaccgTGGATGCCGGAGGGCGTGAGGCTGTGATTTGGAGGGTGATTTGGGCTCACTCAAGGGGGGTAGATGTGGCCACTGGTTCTTTATTTGAGACCTAGCCGTTAATGGAGTGAATTGATGGCTTCACTTTGGAGGTCTGGTGATCGTATTAGATGTTCTATCATGTGTGCTCCTCCTGAGGGGTCTCATGCgggcttttgttttgtttctttgttttgcaGGAGTATGATGCCGAAGGCCCTGGACGGGCAGATCGTCATGGAGAAGACGCCTCGTTACTTTGTCACCGAGGAGACGCCGGCGCGCATCTATGCAATGTCCCGCGACATCAAGCTGATCGTGGTGGTGCGGGACCCCATCACGCGGGCCATCTCCGACTACACGCAGATCATCTCCAAGACGCCGGACGTGCCCAGCTTCGAGACGCTGACCTTCAACAAGAACGGGTCGTCGGCGtcgacggcggcggcggggacGACGAGCGGTCAGATCGACGCCCTGTGGAGCCCGCTGTGGATCGGCCTGTACGCCAAGCACCTGGAGCGGTGGCTCGCCTACTTCCCGCTCTCGCAGATCCACTTCGTCCACGGCGAGCGGCTGATCAGCGACCCGGCCGGCGAGCTGGGCCGCGTGCAGGACTTCCTGGGCCTGCAGCGCATCGTCACCGACAAGCACTTTTACTTCAACAAGACCAAGGGCTTCCCCTGCCTCAAGAAACCCGAGGGGAGCAGCAAGCCCCACTGCCTGGGCAAGACCAAGGGCCGGATCCACCCCCGGATCGACCCGACCGTCATCCAGAAGCTGCGGGAGTTCTATCAGCCCCACAACCTGCGGTTCTACCAAATGGCGGGGCAGGACTTTGGCTGGCAGTGACTGATTCTTTAATATCCTGGAATGGAACCCGCTTCTCCAAAATATTCATCTAATTTTCTCGGGCTGCGTTTGTGGCTCCCGGCTGCAGCGGCTGTGTGACTATAAACTGTTATTAGACGGGAGGATAATGGATAATTCAATGCCACTTGAGTGCTGGCCTCGAGATGGAAACTGAATTTTatgatttttaatatgttttggATGCCGGGCTAAAGTGAGTCAAGTGTAATATCCTGAGACAGCACATTGTTTCCGAGCAGTGACAAATAGCTGTTGGCTGAAAGattatcattttatttttcaccaGAGACCCGCGGTGCTGGCACCAAAGCTGTCACTAACAGAAACTAATCAGTGGTGCTTTCGTTCGCTGATGGATGGCATTCTCACTCCACTTCCTGCCGTTTGGCACAGGCTAAACGAttgaaaatgagaaaaaaatagaaacacaaacggaaaaaaagaagaaacagaAAAATGGAATAGATGACCAGGATCTGCTATGCTATGTCATAATTTCGTTTGTGGTGTTTTTCTGCAAACCACTAAGAGTAGTATGTACCGGAAGCCTTTTGTTCTGCAATGGGAGTGAAACCTTTCATATTCACACATTCAGTttagagtatttttttttattcaaactCTGTCTTTAGTGTTTCACCCTATCAGCCATAGTGGGTTCGGATTAAGATATGTTTTTTAGGTTCAGATTACGACATGTTTTTAGGTTCAGATTAAGATATGTTTTTAGGACTACATTTGTACAGTGGCATAAACATGGAATAGAAACCAATCAGCAGTACACGCGCTATGCTTACAATGATGCACCAAAGCATCAGAGGGTTATGTGTTTAAATCATGCATTTGTCCCTGAAaaacaaccacccacccaccagccCTGGCAATTCCTGGAAGCAGAACACCAAACGCACCCAGTACCCGTGCTTCAAAAAAAATTGGTTTTGTCCTATTTAGACTTTTTTTTAGCCTGTTTATTGTCTGGAATGAGAACAATGAAccaaatcaatcaaaatatgacaatggaaaaacaatagggcctgcatatactgtacagctaCGAGGGAGAAAATGCAAACCCTCTTCTATGGATGGTGCATATACAGCTCAGTATACTGTTCACAGACATCTATAGATCTACAAATAAACCTGACAAGCTCTAGAGCCATTTGCCTGCATGATATTTGCACTAGCTTTGAGACATAGCCTCCAAGGAAGCaattaaattattttgaaacaatcggttgtgtttgtactgtagctGCTTGTGTATGTTGCCTGTGATATGGGAGTGTGAtgtgtttctgcgtgtgtgtgtgtgtgtgtgtgtgtgtatgagtgagtgagtgagtgagtgagtgagtgagtgagtgagtgagtgagtgagtgagtgagtgagtgagtgagtgagtgtgtgtgtgtgtgtgtgtgtgtgtgtgtgagtgtgtggacttGGATGATGGAGAGTTTAAGTGCGCCACCCTCTGGAAATATCTGgtaatcacatttttttttttatttctgaagGTGGCTTGACAAAGTGTATAAAGATGcaatatgtaaataaataaaaccagtGGAAATCTGGTATGTTGACATGCAGAAGAGTTGGATGAGCACCATTTAGCCATTGAATGGTAGTTATCATTAGACTACAGCGATattgaacaaaacacacactttgatgcAGATAATGACAATGATTACAGataccagtaggcctacaacaaagaTGACAAAAACGTAGGTTACTTCTTACCTGAAGATAAACCATGgccaaaaaaaggctgaaaacacataataataaataaaaccaGACTAAAAAGACgttgaaaaagaaaatacagcGGGCAGATGATAATAGCATCAATATAAATATGTATTTCCATGTAGTCTCTGATCTGGAGCCTGTATCAAATCACTGTCAGGACAGAGAATCAGAGGGAGAGACCGTTCAGTACTCGGATAAATGTGGCACTTTAGAGACATCTAGTGGACATGCTTTTATTGTTCTTCAGACACAAAAGAACTGCTGCAGACACTGACTAACTAACCCCTTCTCTGTtcctaaaaaaaaagagtcaacTTTAGACGTTTTTATTTCATGACCCAAAGTGTATTTTTAGCTGTAGAAATGATTATCCCTGACAGGAATCTCACTTCAATTTATCACACATGGGAAGTTTGAGTGTCCTTAATGTGACAGATGTGTCAGAGGCCACCTCTTTAAGACCAAGACGGAAATACACATGGTTATATTACTCCTGCTGATATGCAGccatttaaatacattttatttttaatacaaTACTTTTGTAGCATCAGTCTCTGAGTGAAGGTTCCTCTTGCACGTACTGTATCTATCATATAAAAACACCATATGGACATTCTAAAGATGTGATTTTCACCAGGGGGAACCTAATGGGAATCTAATGTTGCAATAAACAACAGACAAAATACATCCAGGGGGTTGAAGGAGTAAGACAAATCCTGTGGTGAGCATGACATTTACATTTCCATGGGTTTGAGGAAGGAGGATGCAACTCGCTTGTGAGTTTGAGTCATCAGACCACATTTTGCACTGACAGTGAAAACCACCCATTTAATCTCATCCCGCcgatctttatttatttatttatttttaaattactCTTCCAGGGATCaagaagcaaacacacacttgaagcAACAGCAGGTTTATTATCTGCCTTACAGAACAGtgtttacaaataaataatcattATCATACTTTTAACATTGATACATTTCCTACATCTTAAACTCTATTACCTCATCTAGCATGACAACTCCCTGTAAACGGTTTGTTTTGGCAAAAATGGTGTAACTCCTCAGTAATTCTTCATAAAATGAATAATTAATTTATTCAGGAAAAACTGTACTCAGCCCCATGTTTCATTCAGCCTTATGGAGGTTGAAATATGTTGCCATGTCAGTGCTGACAAGAAAGGGATCCGATTCTCTAATAGAATCATACAGCAGATATCAAAATTTATATTTTTCATCTCTACCCAACACTCTGGGGTCTATATCTCACAGTATGTATCCATGTGGATAGGTTGAACTAAattatggagacacacacaaaataacaaacCTGATGCAATGTTAGCCTGGGCAATGCTACAAGCGTTTGAACTCAGCAATGGATAACTGTTCAAATTGGGCTAAAGGTTAGGTTACAGATACATCTTGATAGGCTACTTATAGAAAAAAGAAAgctgtgataaaaaaaaggcTTGCAAGCTAGCTTTTCGGTTCTAGAACTCTTCTCAGCCAAAGGCAACCTTTAGATATGCAATCAGTTGGGCTATGTAAATAAGCCCCAAAGAGTGAAATAAATAGACACAACACTATCATATTAACTACAAATACAAACCAATTTAAACATATATGTTTGACTGCAAAAAAAGACCCCACAAATTCTTGATTGTAGTAAAGTATATCAAGGTCTTCAATTGAACACTTCAGCACAATTTAGCACCTGAATTGTGTTTTTGTTAGTTGTCATTTTCAATTGTAAACACTAGGGGGAACTAGAGAACCTAACAACTCACTAAAGATCCAAATTGAACAGAGACATTAAATGCAGATATAAACAGGGATTGGACAAAAAAGGAAATTGGAAAATTACATTTCGAGTCCCAATAATACATACTGTCCATCTGTATGCACAGTAGACATCCTTCctatgtttttttaaaacatgtgCATCagtaaatgtaaaactgtatgaCCTTTCTGACTTCTACTAACagacaaaatacatttttagaGCACTAATGTCTGGGGCCTCGTTAACAGAAACTGCAGAGTAGATAAACGTTTCGAGATGAACTGTGTCAGGCTGACATACCAAAATCAAGGGAAATCTAGTTCTGGGAAGCGTAACTCAATGGCCAAATCATGTTTCCATTACTCTGCCCAACCCCTGTAACTGAGTGTCATTTCTGTACACAATAGACAAGCAGGGCCCACTCAATAACTGTGGGTAACACGAACATAAGTTTATCTGCCAATGATGTGCCTTATTGAGGTTATATAGCTTATGGTAAAGCTTAAGTCTAATTATCAGCAAAATGGTCCCCAAATATATCAAATGAACATGCTCAAAAGGCTCAAGATCCATGCAGGTCTGCTCTCCATAACATCAATAACCTCAGAACATCTAGTATTCAAAAGAAATGAGAGATCTGTACAATGAGTAAAACAACATGTATTCCTATTGTGGTCTACATTTTACCCAAATAAGTGACAAAAAAATACTAATAAAGAGCAAAAGGACTTGAATTTACAAAAAAACCACATTTATAGATACCTTGAAAGCTCATGAGTGAATTCTAAGCATCAGACCTTATTTGTAAGTATTTCAGTATACACCTTAATACACCCTCTTAGCGTAAACATTTGTGTGTTTAACTCTAAAAGCAATTGCACTGACTGACCATTCCGTCACAAACATCATAAATTGCACAATTAGATAAcacaagaaaaaacaaaaccgcACAGTATCAAGAAAGGATTAGCTTGTCTTTTGGCAGTTGTACCCGAGATAAAAAATGTTCTCTGTTTTAAAATTAGACAAATTCAAAAGAGGATTTAGAATTAGAATTAGTTACATTTGCATATTACAAAACATGCTCAGGGACTAAAGCTATCAGTGATGTTCATCATGCAGTTTGAAACGACTCTGAAAAGTAGATCGATATAACAAGCAAAGGCACTCAGCATGGTGACTGTAACTaaatacattttacacacaGCAGGACTCTTGCAGACTTAAGCTGAGCACGCTGTAGGATTACTTAAATGGAAAACCATGCcttttcatttgaatttgaataggAAACACAATGGCTTTCATGTTGGAATGTCTGGTTTAGAGGGAAGCGTGAATCAGCAGTTAGCTAATGACTGAGCAGCAAGCTGACCCTCTACATTTGATACAGGATCATTTCTATTGATATGGAAAGTCAATTGTAAAGATATTCACCATATTCCGTATTTTCACACACAATGCATTTAAATTGATGTGGTAACgaaaacaaatacatacataaatgtccAATAAGGTCAACTACTCTAATTCCCATCTTTAcactgtgcatgtatgtacatgatcaaaacaaacaaacagagacggAGATGACAGAAACTCACTGACAAGACAGTCTTTTTTGGTCACAACATAGCCCAGTTTTAAGagaaaacggagagagagagagagaaagagagagagagagagagagagaggaagatcaCATTTGTTTACTGTGAGAGAGCAGGACACTCTCAAGCCCCCTGTTGGCAGGCCGCAGTAGTTGGATGAGGAGAGTGGAGGTTGTTTGGGcgggcgagggagagagagagagagagggaagaacgGCAGCACGTGACACCCAGCGCAGGCCTCTTCTGTTTGGGGGGCGATACCTCAGCAGTACTCCTCCacctggtggtggtgatggtggtggtggtggtggtcgggCAGATCGTTGAGGTCCAGGAAGACGGAGTTGTTGGAGAGCTTGCGCCCCGAGCTGGACAGGTCCAGGAGCTCCTCGGCGGCGGAGCTGGGGACGGAGCTGATGTACATGTCCCACACCTGGTCCGGGGACTCCAGGTCCAGCAGCTTCTGCTTGATCTTCAGGTTCTTCTCGATGTTCTTGCGCTTGTGCTTGAACTCCAGAATAGTCTTTGTGTAGCGGTTGATGGTGGTCACGGAAGAGGCCATGCAGGCAGTGAAGGAGCTCCATGCTAGTCTGTCGAATAAAGCCAAGAGAGTGCGTGATTAGTAAGGACAGAGATGGTCGAGAAAGGAATCTAAAGGATATTTTCCATGCTAATCTGTCGAACAGAaccaagagagtgtgtgattacTACAAGGACAGAGATGGTCGAGAAAGGAATCTAAATTATCTTTGGTAAGGATAACTAGCCTGGAAGTCAGTCCAAATTCACTCAATCCTCTATACCCGCACAAGAGTGAGACTTTTTTACTTTTGGGAGATGCAGGGCTCCCCTGAAAAAGAGATGCAATATCTCAATGGGCCTCACCTGGTGAAATAAACAAGATATTGAGTGTGCAATCGCTTTAAAGGatgaacagaaaacagtgaTTGGGGCATTTGTCGAGAAGACAGATGATTTTCTACCTacaggatttacatatttcgtTGCTCTGATTGGATAGATTTATCCAGTCCCGTCATCATGTCTCAATAGAGCAGTACCAGACTC is part of the Sardina pilchardus chromosome 22, fSarPil1.1, whole genome shotgun sequence genome and encodes:
- the hs3st3l gene encoding heparan sulfate (glucosamine) 3-O-sulfotransferase 3-like; protein product: MDAERSFMNEQERFQDRNSPGTHMATAVCVYLFYFLNGCCNSDLVENPPDLNSVNKLLLTGWYDERNRTFPQVTTSSYGTLEDTRGSPVLETNSTAKDWTATRRLPHALIIGVKKGGTRALLEFLRLHPDIRALGSEPHFFDRHYARGLDWYRSMMPKALDGQIVMEKTPRYFVTEETPARIYAMSRDIKLIVVVRDPITRAISDYTQIISKTPDVPSFETLTFNKNGSSASTAAAGTTSGQIDALWSPLWIGLYAKHLERWLAYFPLSQIHFVHGERLISDPAGELGRVQDFLGLQRIVTDKHFYFNKTKGFPCLKKPEGSSKPHCLGKTKGRIHPRIDPTVIQKLREFYQPHNLRFYQMAGQDFGWQ